The genomic stretch TCGCGCAATTGAGCGGACTCCTGACGCGGCGCTACGTCGTGCCGCTGTACGAGGTGGCGCTGAAGGCGAACGCTCTCGACGCCGTCGAAGGCGACCTGAAGCAACTCGACGGCGCGTTGGCGGCATCGCCCGACCTGAAGCGGCTGCTGCTTAGCCCCTCCGAGCCGCGCGCGGTGAAAAAGCGCCTTCTTGAGAGGCTGTTCACCGGCGCGTCGCCCTACACGCTGAAGTTTATCGGTCTGGTGATCGACAAGAACCGCCCCGAGGTGCTGCTCGCCGCGAGCCGCCTCTACGGCGACCTGCTCAACGCCCATCGCGGTATCGTAACCGGTACGGTCGAATCGGCGGTGCCGTTGGGCGAAGCGCTCTTCGGGCAGTTGAAAGCCGCGCTGGGCGAGCGCTTCGGCGGGAAACTGGAACTGGAGCAACGCGTCGATCCGGGGCTGCTGGGCGGCGTGCGGGTGCGGGTGGGGAACAGCGTCTATGACGGGTCGGTGAAGGGGCGGCTGGATAGGATTAGAGCCGCTTTGGCTGGACAATGACCAAGTTGCTCACTATCGACAATTCTCGGCGTATTGAACTGCCTGAAGAAGCGTTGGAGTCACTCAGAGCCAAACCCGGTGATTCTATTCGGCTGCGGACCTTGGACAACGGAGACGTGGTGCTTGAGCATACCATCGACATTATGGAACTCTATGGCTCCATTGATCCCAAAGGGATTCATTTGAGCGATGAGGAGTTGGATGGAGCTCTTGGCAAATATAGATTTGAAGACACGTTTAGTGGATTGCCCGAAGGAATTGGGACTACTTCGAGGGAAGTGTGAAAGATTCAGTGAAAAATCGACTTATCTGCGGCGACAATCTTGTTGAGTTGGCGACATTGCCGACGGAGTCCGTTGATCTTATCTATATTGACCCGCCTTTCTTCAGCAATCGGAACTATGAGATTGTTTGGGGGGATGAAGCCGAGATTCGCAGTTTTGAGGACCGCTGGGAAGGCGGAGTCTATGCTTATATCGATTGGATGAAGAAGCGTGTGCAGATCTTATATAGGATTTTAAAACCTACTGGATCATTTTATCTGCATTGCGACTGGCATGCTGGACATTATCTCAAAGTCATGCTTGATGATATATTTGGGCGAGAGAACTTTCATAATGAGATTGTTTGGCACTACTTCATGGGCGGGAAATCAAGACGCTTCTTCGCTCGAAAGCACGATGTGATATTCTTTTATACGAAGGGCAAGCGATGGACTTTCAATTATGTTGAGGTCGAGCGTCGTCTCCCCAAAAAGCCCAGTTTAGGAAGTCATAAGCCGCTTGTTCACAAGGGAGATGCCTGGTATAGCACGGTGGGAATGGATGACGTATGGGATATTTCAGGCGTATTCAACATGAGTAAAGAATACCAGGGCTATAATACACAAAAACCTGAGGAATTGCTTGAGAGGATTATTTGGGCATCATCGAACCCTGGTGATCTTGTCTTGGACGCATTTTGCGGCTGCGGCACAACGCTGGCAGTTGCACAAAAATACGGAAGAAGGTGGATTGGGATTGACATTTCTCCTTCAGCAATAGCATTGATCAAGAAACGCTTAGCAACGATAGGAGTGGATGAAGATTCACTGCTAATAACTGGGATGCCGAAGAACTTGGCCGACTTGAGGAAGTTGAAACCGTTCGAGTTTCAGTACTGGGCAATTAACGAACTGCATGGAACACCAAGCTCAAAGAAGACTGGCGATATGGGAATTGATGGGTTTTCATTCCTCGAGAGCCATCCAATCCAGGTGAAGCAATCGGATGGTGTTGGAAGAAACGTTGTGGATAACTTTCTATCTGCACTCAAACGTTATTACAAGACTCCCCGACGTCAATATCACGGTCTAATCATAGGTTTCAGCTTCACCAAAGGAGCATTTGAAGAAGTAGCTCGATTGAAAGGCGAAGGAGTGAACATTGAACTTGTGTTGGTTGAAGATATATTAGGCCGTAAGATCAGATTTGAGCAAGTTGTTCAGCGCAACCGTCAAAATGGATTGCAAATATCTTGATCTTGCGCCTGTCACCATCATTTACATTGGCATTGACACCCGTCATCAGTCATCACTCATCAGTCATTTAGCACATGCAAATTCGTCCGGAAGAAATCACCCGCATCATACGGGAGCAGATCGAGGGCTTCGATGCCCGCGCCGACCAGAGCGAAGTCGGCGAGGTCATCCAGGTCGGCGACGGCATCGCCCGCGTCTATGGCCTCGAAAACTGCATGGCGTCGGAACTGATCGAGTTCCCGCACAACATCTTCGGCATGGCGCTCAACCTCGAAGAAGACAACGTCGGCGTCGCGCTGTTCGGCGAAGACAAGTTGATCCGCGAGGGCGATCAGGTTCGCCGCACCGGCCGGGTCGTCGAAATCCCGGTCGGCGATGCGCTCCTCGGGCGCGTCGTCAACCCGCTCGGCTTCCCGCTCGACGGCAAGGGGCCGCTAGCCACGACGCAGTTCAACCCGGTCGAACGCAAAGCCCCCGGGGTGATCTTCCGCCAGCCGGTCAAAGAGCCGTTGATGACTGGACTCAAGGCGATCGACTCGATGATCCCTATCGGTCGAGGCCAGCGCGAACTCATCCTCGGCGACCGCCAGACCGGCAAGACGGCCATCGCGCTCGACGCCATCATCAACCAGAAGGACTCGGGCGTCGTCTGCATCTACGTTGCCATCGGTCAGAAAGGCTCAACCATCGCCAAGGTGGTGAAGACCCTCGAGGAGAACGGCGCGCTTGACCATACCATCATCGTCTCTTCGACGGCAGTTGAGTCGGCGCCAATTCAGTTCCTCGCGCCCTACTCCGGCGCGGCCATAGGAGAGTTCTATCGCGACAACGGACGCCACGCGCTGGTGATCTACGACGATTTGACCAAGCATGCCTGGGCGTATCGCCAGTTGTCGCTGCTTCTGCGTCGTCCGCCGGGCCGCGAAGCCTACCCCGGCGACGTCTTCAACCTCCATTCGCGGCTGCTCGAGCGCGCTGCCAAGATGTCGGAAGCCGAAGGCGGCGGGAGTCTTACCGCGCTGCCGATCATCGAGACCCAGGCCGGCGACGTTTCAGCCTACATTCCGACCAATGTCATCTCGATCACTGACGGACAGATCTACCTCGAGCCGGAACTCTTCTACGCAGGTATTCGTCCAGCGATCAATGTCGGCATCTCGGTCTCTCGTGTCGGCGGCAACGCGCAATTCAAAGCGATGCGCCAGGTTGCGGGGAGCCTTCGGCTCGACCTGTCGCAATACCGCGAACTGCAGGCCTTCGCGCAGTTCGGCTCCGACCTTGACAAATCGACTCGGGCTCAGTTGACCCGCGGCGAACGGCTGGTGGAGATTCTTAAGCAAGGCCAATACGGACCTTACCCGTTCCAGGACCAGATCGCGGTGCTCTTTCTCGCTGGCAAAGGCTACCTCGACAATTTGCCGCTCGAGGACGTCAAGCGCGCCGAGGAGGACTTCTTGCGCCTGATGCACGACGTGAACGGCGACATCCTTATAGACATCGCCGACCGCAAGGCGCTCGACGACGATTTGACAGCACGGCTCGGTAAAGCATGTGAGACCTTTATCACTGGCTTCAGGGCAGCTGTCGCGGCATAGAGAACGAGGCAACACCCCGGTTGATGTCATCTAAGCGCGATGTGAGTACAATTCAGGATTCCTGTACGTCACACTCTAACCATCTTCTGACTTTGCGTTGCTTGTGAAGACAGGATCAGCCTTTAAGGGCAATACCCGCACCGGAATCGGCCTTATGCTGTTGTTGTTGACCGGGTTCTCGATCTACTTGCCTACGACCGGAATCAAGCCGTCCGGAGATGATTTTGACAAGTTTTTGCCGTCTATTATCGCTTCAGAAACTTCGTGGCCGGCGCTCTTTTCTCCCTTGATAAGACCGATTCCCTATAATATGTATCGACCCGGCGGTGCGTGGGTCTTGCAGGGTCTTGGAGAAAGGCTGTTCGGTAATGGAGCACAGGGCGGCCAGTGGATCAAATTAGCGGTCTATCTGGCGTCTTTAATGCTAATATATCGGATAGCGAGACGGCTATTCGATGGGTCAATTCCGGCATTGCTTGCGATGGGGCTGACGATCTTCCATCCTCAAATGCACGCTGCCATTGCTTCAATAGACGGAACTGCAGATGTGGTTTCCACGTTCTTTCTATTAGTTGCTGTTTTAGCGATGCTGCGAGCCACTCAGGAACCAGGTAGTTATGATAATTTGATTATTGGTCTGGCTACTATAGGCGGCCTGATGTTCAAAGAAAATGCCGTAGCCATTCCGGCCTGCCTCGGTATATTACTTCTCGCACGAGCCGATTGGATGCGAAATCGGAGACTTTGGCTGGGAGTCATGTTAAGCGCGATTATAGTTTTAATTTACATCGCCATTAGGATTGTGGCGGGGCTGACAATACCTGGCTCCGGGCGTTATGCACTATCGTTACTTAATATTCCGGTGAATCTTGCGCTACTTGTTGGCGGTGCAGTGGTAACTACCAATACTGTCACGATCTATACTGAGCGGGGCATATATTTGGTATGGGGGGCAATATCAGGATTGGTATTGTTCCTCCCCATTTCACTTGGCTTATTCTCTGTTCAAAGTCGCAATCGAAAGCATGACCTGAGACTCACTCTGATGCTTGTGTTGGCGGCGGTTTTTTCACAGGTTCCCTCATTATTGATGGAACATATTAGTGAAATGCACCTCTATCGCAGTCTGCCCTTTCTATGTATGGTTGCGGCGATAGGATTGACTCGTGCCTTTAATGCAACCTCTCGAGTATTACGAGCCTTAGTGATATCAACACTGCTTGTCTTTTTACTCACCGGATTAAACAGCATAGATGCAAAGCAAGAGTTTCTTTATGATAACGGTGCGAGAGCCAATCGAATGTTGATGCAAATACGGCGGGCCGTTCCCGATCCAGAGAAGAGATCCAAATTCTGGCTCATTCCGGATAGATCAACAGGCGAAATTCGTGAGTATAGCATTTATCAACAGAAAGCCAATACGATCATTGCTTACAATCCTGTGACCTATCTTTACCGACGAAGCGATTTGCTTTCGATTGTCGAACCTACAAAGACCGATACTCAGGGTGTCAAAGTATATTATTTCCGAATTATGCCTGGTGATTCCATACTTTATCTTGGTCGGTAGCGAAAATACTGCCGGTCGTCGGATTCCG from Calditrichota bacterium encodes the following:
- the atpH gene encoding ATP synthase F1 subunit delta, producing the protein MPCGVAQLSGLLTRRYVVPLYEVALKANALDAVEGDLKQLDGALAASPDLKRLLLSPSEPRAVKKRLLERLFTGASPYTLKFIGLVIDKNRPEVLLAASRLYGDLLNAHRGIVTGTVESAVPLGEALFGQLKAALGERFGGKLELEQRVDPGLLGGVRVRVGNSVYDGSVKGRLDRIRAALAGQ
- a CDS encoding F0F1 ATP synthase subunit alpha, which gives rise to MQIRPEEITRIIREQIEGFDARADQSEVGEVIQVGDGIARVYGLENCMASELIEFPHNIFGMALNLEEDNVGVALFGEDKLIREGDQVRRTGRVVEIPVGDALLGRVVNPLGFPLDGKGPLATTQFNPVERKAPGVIFRQPVKEPLMTGLKAIDSMIPIGRGQRELILGDRQTGKTAIALDAIINQKDSGVVCIYVAIGQKGSTIAKVVKTLEENGALDHTIIVSSTAVESAPIQFLAPYSGAAIGEFYRDNGRHALVIYDDLTKHAWAYRQLSLLLRRPPGREAYPGDVFNLHSRLLERAAKMSEAEGGGSLTALPIIETQAGDVSAYIPTNVISITDGQIYLEPELFYAGIRPAINVGISVSRVGGNAQFKAMRQVAGSLRLDLSQYRELQAFAQFGSDLDKSTRAQLTRGERLVEILKQGQYGPYPFQDQIAVLFLAGKGYLDNLPLEDVKRAEEDFLRLMHDVNGDILIDIADRKALDDDLTARLGKACETFITGFRAAVAA
- a CDS encoding AbrB/MazE/SpoVT family DNA-binding domain-containing protein — translated: MTKLLTIDNSRRIELPEEALESLRAKPGDSIRLRTLDNGDVVLEHTIDIMELYGSIDPKGIHLSDEELDGALGKYRFEDTFSGLPEGIGTTSREV
- a CDS encoding site-specific DNA-methyltransferase; amino-acid sequence: MARRNWDYFEGSVKDSVKNRLICGDNLVELATLPTESVDLIYIDPPFFSNRNYEIVWGDEAEIRSFEDRWEGGVYAYIDWMKKRVQILYRILKPTGSFYLHCDWHAGHYLKVMLDDIFGRENFHNEIVWHYFMGGKSRRFFARKHDVIFFYTKGKRWTFNYVEVERRLPKKPSLGSHKPLVHKGDAWYSTVGMDDVWDISGVFNMSKEYQGYNTQKPEELLERIIWASSNPGDLVLDAFCGCGTTLAVAQKYGRRWIGIDISPSAIALIKKRLATIGVDEDSLLITGMPKNLADLRKLKPFEFQYWAINELHGTPSSKKTGDMGIDGFSFLESHPIQVKQSDGVGRNVVDNFLSALKRYYKTPRRQYHGLIIGFSFTKGAFEEVARLKGEGVNIELVLVEDILGRKIRFEQVVQRNRQNGLQIS
- a CDS encoding glycosyltransferase family 39 protein; translation: MKTGSAFKGNTRTGIGLMLLLLTGFSIYLPTTGIKPSGDDFDKFLPSIIASETSWPALFSPLIRPIPYNMYRPGGAWVLQGLGERLFGNGAQGGQWIKLAVYLASLMLIYRIARRLFDGSIPALLAMGLTIFHPQMHAAIASIDGTADVVSTFFLLVAVLAMLRATQEPGSYDNLIIGLATIGGLMFKENAVAIPACLGILLLARADWMRNRRLWLGVMLSAIIVLIYIAIRIVAGLTIPGSGRYALSLLNIPVNLALLVGGAVVTTNTVTIYTERGIYLVWGAISGLVLFLPISLGLFSVQSRNRKHDLRLTLMLVLAAVFSQVPSLLMEHISEMHLYRSLPFLCMVAAIGLTRAFNATSRVLRALVISTLLVFLLTGLNSIDAKQEFLYDNGARANRMLMQIRRAVPDPEKRSKFWLIPDRSTGEIREYSIYQQKANTIIAYNPVTYLYRRSDLLSIVEPTKTDTQGVKVYYFRIMPGDSILYLGR